DNA from Cryomorphaceae bacterium:
AGTACAAAGAGCGAAAAAGACAGATAATACTTCATGATTTCGGTTTTTTGGTTGAGCCCGAAATGTACCTGTTTTTGTGGAAATTCTCGTGATTTCTGAATGCGCAATGCCCTACCCCGGCTCCCCGTAGGTGCCCGCAGAGAGCATCACCAGGGTGCAGGCATGTTCCGCGTGAATTCCCTCCTTCTCTAACTGATGCTGAAATTCGGGGTTTTCTGTTCCGGGATTGAAAATAACACGCCGGGGGCGAATGGATCGGATATAATCGTAAAGTTCAGGCTGGTAGCGCGCGCCCACGTACAAGCTAATGGTGTGCACTCCTTCTACATGCGGAAAATGGGTCTGGATGGGAACCCCGTCAATCTCCCCCGGCCTTTTCCCAACCGCAACCACTTCATAGCCGTTGGCAAGCAGACGTTTTACGGCCATGTAGGCGTAGCGTTGCGGATTGGGCGAGGCACCGAGAACGAGGGTCTTCATCAGGGCTCAAAGGTCGTAAAAATGCTTCATCTTCCAACGTGGAATAACGTACTCGCCATCCGGCTTGCGAACCATCAAATAGAACTCCTTGCACAAAAAACTGGCAGAATGCGAAAAGCTCCTGTTTTCGAGGTAGCACTCCCAGGCGTGCAGCGCCAGTTTCTTCACGGCCCGCCACGCATGGTTGTTGTATCCGCTGGGGCGCGAAAATGAATCAATGTACGTTTTTACTTCTGCTAAACTGTTCATAACGGTACTGTTTTAAGGTTCAATGCAAAGGTTTCTCCGGGGGTACGTAAGGTATTTACGAACCCCAAAAAATTATTTCCTGACCCGGGCAAAGTGCAGTCTGTCAACCAGAAACACGTAGTACGGACGAGGGTCTTCTTCGTGCTCATTACCCGGAAGCATAAACAAATGGGTATAGAAACTGCTTCCCCGCACGCGCAACGACCTTCCAAAAATCTTCAGCAGGTTAATCTGGTAAGGCGATTCACGCTTGGGCGCGTGGTCTTCGCTCAGCGCTTCACCCATCAAACAAGCAATTTCCAGTTTGAGCTCCGAATCAGGCGTTCGGATCAGCAGCTCATTAAATTCGGTGTAGTCTAAGGCCAGCACAGCCTTGTACTGCGCGCCGTCGTGTATCACCACGCACTGAAGAATAACATCTTCCAGCGTGGGCTTCACAATGATTCTGTGCACAAACACACGGCTCAATACGTGGTTTTTGTGTCCGATTAATACTTCTCCGAGATCTTTCATATCGTTTTATTTGATGACAAAGCTCTACCCCGGGTTCGTAACCTATTTACGTACCCCAAAAAATGTGTGAAATCAGTCTTGCGTGAAAAGCAATCCGGGCTCCCTTTTCAGTTCAATA
Protein-coding regions in this window:
- a CDS encoding CoA-binding protein, with the protein product MKTLVLGASPNPQRYAYMAVKRLLANGYEVVAVGKRPGEIDGVPIQTHFPHVEGVHTISLYVGARYQPELYDYIRSIRPRRVIFNPGTENPEFQHQLEKEGIHAEHACTLVMLSAGTYGEPG